In the genome of Yersinia enterocolitica, the window GTTCAGCGAGTTAGCCAGCCCATCAACCAACATCACCTGACCACGGAACTGGCGATCATAGTTTTTTGGCTGCCATGATGAACCGTTTGGTAATTTGATCGACAACGGTTGATCAGATAACCAAGTGTTAAGGCGGTATTTATCTGGCTCACTCAATGCCGTCAGATAAGTGGGTGGCTTGGCAAGAGAACCGACTAAACGACGAGCCTGCATTGCACGGTTAAAGCCTGCATACTGCGGCTGTGCGCCGCCCACCATGGCACGAACTTCGCCACTGAAGCGGTCAACAATCACCATCGCCGCTTCCAGATCATCCAAATGACGAGCGGCTTTCAGCGCCGGAATGCCGTCTTCAATGGCTTTTTCTGCTGCATCTTGTGAAACTGGATCCAGTGTGGTGAAGATCTTCACACCAGATAGATCGTTAATCTTGTCACCCAGTTTCTGTTGCAGTTCCTGACGCACCATCTGCATAAAGGCTGGCTGGGGAGTAATAACACCGCCTTTTGGCTGTACCCCCAGCGGGCGGGCACTAAGCATGGTGTAAAGCTCTGCGTCAATCACACCTTGATTCTGTAACAGGCGCAACACCAGATTGCGACGTTCAAGTGCCAGCGTTGGGTTACGCCATGGGTTATACAGCGACGCCCCCTTCACCATACCCACCAGCATCGCTTGCTGATCAAGGCTCAGTTCATTTACCGGGCGACCAAAGTAATACAGGCTTGCCAGCGGGAAACCACGAATCTGATCGCTACCACTTTGACCGAGATACACTTCGTTCAGATACAGTTCCAGAATCCGATCTTTGCTGTAACGGTAATCCACCAACAGAGCCATATAGGCTTCGTTAAGTTTGCGCCACAGTGAACGCTCGTTGGTCAGGAACAGGTTTTTCACCAATTGCTGCGTCAGGGTACTGCCGCCCTGCACCGCTTTACCGGCAGTCAGGTTAGCGACTACTGCGCGGCCAATGGAGTACGGGCTGATGCCATCGTGCTCATAGAAATGGCGGTCTTCGGTTGCCAGCAAAGTATCGACTAACAAATCAGGGAAACCGGCACGCGGCACAAACAGACGCTGTTCACCGTTAGGTGATTGCAGCATGGTAATCAACTTAGGATCAAGGCGCAGGAAACCGAAATCACGCTGATTATCCAGATTTTGGATCTGGGCCAGACGATCGTTTTTAAACACCAAACGCGCGCGGATCTGGCCCTCTTTCGCATCAGGGAAATCAAATGGGCGGCGCAAGATATCAATACTATCGCCCTGAACCGTGAATTCACCTGGACGGGTCATACGGGTAACCTGCCGGTATTGCATCCCTTCCAGCAAATCGACCATCTCTTTTTTGCTGTAGGACATCCCCGGTTCAAGGTTAACCATGCGGCCATACACAGCGGCTGGCAGTTGCCAAACTTTGCCATCGATGCGGCTGCGAATTTGCGAATCGAGGTAAACCCCATAAATAGCCAGCACCACGGCACCGACTAAAAACAGTTTGATAAATAAGCCGAGCCAGCGGCGTTTTTTACGGGGCGGACGTGATGCTACCTTTCTTGGCATCGGCTCTTCCTCGTCATCGTAGTCATCATCGTCGTGCTCTTCGTCATCTAAATAGTCTTCTTCTTCGAACTCATCTTCATCACGCCGCCGGCGCAGTGGCCGTTTCGATGCGACTTTGGGTAGGGCTTTCTTGCCCTTGCGCCCTATTGGCTCGCGGTCATCCCCAGACATGTATTTATCTCCACGCGCATTGGCGATTATTGCGGCTTAATGTGTTCCCCAATTTATCGAATAGAAAGGGGAAACATCTGAAATTATTGGCTCTGATACTTCTTGGTCCTGCGGGTTGGCCGGGTATTGGCAGGGTCATCCGGCCAGACATGTTTGGGATAACGCCCTTTCATCTCTTTTTGTACCTCCCGATATGCGCCTTGCCAGAAAGCGGCTAGATCACCCGTAATCTGTAATGGCCGATGTGCCGGGGAGAGCAGTTCTAACACCACCGCCACCCGCCCGCAGGCCAGCATCGGGCTGTGTTGTTCGCCAAAGACCTCCTGCAAACGCACCGCCAGTACCGGTGGCCGCTCGACATAATAACGGATTGGCAGGCGGCTCCCCGTGGGCACAGTGTAATGAGTTGGCAGCTCAGTATCCAGCCGTTGACGTAACTGCCAGCTCAACAAGCGGGTTAATGCCTCGCTAATATTCACTTGCCGCAATCCGCGGAAAGCCCGCACGCCGGACAGCGACGGCTGTAACCACAGCTCAAGTTTGCTCAGCAAACTGTCATCATCCATCGCAGGCCAAGGCTCCTCAGGTAGCCAGCGGGCAGCACATTG includes:
- the mrcB gene encoding penicillin-binding protein 1B, with the protein product MSGDDREPIGRKGKKALPKVASKRPLRRRRDEDEFEEEDYLDDEEHDDDDYDDEEEPMPRKVASRPPRKKRRWLGLFIKLFLVGAVVLAIYGVYLDSQIRSRIDGKVWQLPAAVYGRMVNLEPGMSYSKKEMVDLLEGMQYRQVTRMTRPGEFTVQGDSIDILRRPFDFPDAKEGQIRARLVFKNDRLAQIQNLDNQRDFGFLRLDPKLITMLQSPNGEQRLFVPRAGFPDLLVDTLLATEDRHFYEHDGISPYSIGRAVVANLTAGKAVQGGSTLTQQLVKNLFLTNERSLWRKLNEAYMALLVDYRYSKDRILELYLNEVYLGQSGSDQIRGFPLASLYYFGRPVNELSLDQQAMLVGMVKGASLYNPWRNPTLALERRNLVLRLLQNQGVIDAELYTMLSARPLGVQPKGGVITPQPAFMQMVRQELQQKLGDKINDLSGVKIFTTLDPVSQDAAEKAIEDGIPALKAARHLDDLEAAMVIVDRFSGEVRAMVGGAQPQYAGFNRAMQARRLVGSLAKPPTYLTALSEPDKYRLNTWLSDQPLSIKLPNGSSWQPKNYDRQFRGQVMLVDGLANSLNVPTVNLGMSVGLDQISAMLQRLGIPKAAITPVPAMLLGAIDLTPVEVAQEYQTIASGGNRAPLSAVRSVIAEDGTVLYQSFPQAERMVPAQAAYLTLYAMQQGVARGTSRSLSVKFSKYTLAAKTGTTNDLRDSWFAGIDGKEVAIAWVGRDNNGPAKLTGANGALTLYRRYLENQTPLPLVLQPPEGISEMSIDSAGNFVCGEAGGMRTIPVWTENPQGLCKAAQPASPPQAEGDGVAGWIKDMFGQ